One stretch of Paraburkholderia fungorum DNA includes these proteins:
- the atpG gene encoding F0F1 ATP synthase subunit gamma, with amino-acid sequence MAGMKEIRGKIKSVQNTRKITKAMEMVAASKMRRAQERMRAARPYADKVRDIAAHMSRANPEYRHPFMVSNDGAKTAGFILVTTDKGLCGGMNTNVLRASLQKFKELEGQGKTVEATAIGSKGLGFLNRLRAKVSSNVVHLGDTPHLEKLIGAVKVQLDLYSEGKISAVYLAYTRFVNTMKQEPVIEQLLPLSAEQFERTEEDGTTPSTQWDYIYEPDAQAVVDELLVRYVEALVYQAVAENMASEQSARMVAMKAASDNAKTVINELQLVYNKSRQAAITKELSEIVGGAAAV; translated from the coding sequence ATGGCTGGAATGAAGGAAATTCGCGGCAAGATCAAGAGCGTGCAAAACACGCGCAAGATCACGAAAGCGATGGAGATGGTGGCCGCATCGAAGATGCGCCGCGCTCAGGAGCGCATGCGCGCTGCTCGCCCGTATGCCGACAAGGTCCGCGATATCGCTGCACACATGAGCCGTGCGAACCCGGAGTATCGTCACCCGTTCATGGTGTCGAACGACGGCGCGAAGACGGCTGGTTTCATCCTCGTGACGACTGATAAAGGTCTGTGCGGCGGCATGAACACCAACGTGCTGCGTGCGTCGCTGCAGAAGTTCAAGGAACTGGAAGGCCAGGGCAAGACGGTCGAAGCAACTGCGATCGGCAGCAAGGGTCTGGGTTTCCTGAACCGTCTGCGCGCCAAGGTGTCGTCGAACGTCGTGCATCTGGGCGATACGCCGCATCTGGAAAAGCTGATCGGCGCGGTGAAGGTGCAGCTCGACCTGTACTCGGAAGGCAAGATTTCGGCTGTGTACCTGGCGTACACGCGCTTCGTCAATACGATGAAGCAGGAGCCGGTGATCGAGCAACTGCTGCCGCTGTCGGCAGAACAGTTCGAGCGCACGGAAGAAGACGGCACGACGCCGAGCACGCAGTGGGACTACATCTACGAGCCGGATGCGCAGGCAGTGGTGGACGAACTGCTGGTGCGTTATGTCGAAGCGCTGGTCTATCAGGCCGTCGCGGAAAACATGGCATCGGAACAGTCGGCTCGGATGGTCGCGATGAAGGCCGCTTCGGACAACGCGAAGACGGTCATCAACGAATTGCAGCTCGTGTATAACAAGAGCCGTCAGGCCGCGATCACGAAAGAACTGTCGGAAATCGTCGGTGGCGCGGCGGCAGTCTGA